The following coding sequences lie in one Burkholderia cepacia genomic window:
- a CDS encoding class I SAM-dependent methyltransferase, with protein sequence MNPKAHEPASLPAPGPDALAQSETLAAQLRDEIAAAGGWLPFDRFMERALYAPGLGYYSGGARKFGRRADDGSDFVTAPELSPLFAQTLAQPVAEALAASDTRRVMEFGAGTGKLAAGLLAALDAQGVELDEYLIVDLSGELRERQRDTIEAAAPALAAKVRWLDALPERFDGVVVGNEVLDAMPVRLFAKAGGAWQERGVALDARQAFVFDDRPAAPAGLPPVLAGFDDAHDGYVTETHEAALAFTRTVCTMLGRGAVLLVDYGFPAHEYYHPQRDRGTLMCHYRHHAHDDPFLYPGLQDITAHVEFTGIYDAAVATGADLLGYTSQARFLLNAGITDALAAIDPSDIHAFLPAANAVQKLISEAEMGELFKVIAFSRGIDGTLDAFARGDRSHAL encoded by the coding sequence ATGAACCCGAAAGCTCACGAACCCGCTAGTTTACCTGCTCCCGGCCCTGACGCGCTCGCGCAGTCCGAAACCCTTGCCGCGCAACTGCGCGACGAGATCGCGGCGGCCGGCGGCTGGCTGCCGTTCGACCGCTTTATGGAGCGCGCGCTGTATGCGCCGGGCCTCGGCTATTACAGCGGCGGCGCACGCAAGTTCGGGCGCCGCGCCGACGACGGCAGCGACTTCGTCACCGCGCCCGAGCTGTCGCCGTTGTTCGCGCAGACGCTCGCGCAACCGGTCGCGGAAGCGCTCGCGGCGAGCGATACGCGCCGCGTGATGGAATTCGGCGCCGGCACGGGCAAGCTCGCGGCCGGGCTGCTCGCCGCGCTCGACGCGCAGGGCGTCGAACTCGACGAATACCTGATCGTCGACCTGTCCGGCGAGCTGCGCGAACGGCAGCGCGACACGATCGAGGCCGCCGCGCCGGCGCTCGCCGCGAAGGTGCGCTGGCTCGACGCGCTGCCCGAACGGTTCGACGGCGTCGTGGTCGGCAACGAGGTGCTCGATGCGATGCCCGTGCGGCTGTTCGCGAAGGCGGGCGGCGCATGGCAAGAGCGCGGTGTCGCGCTCGACGCGCGCCAGGCGTTCGTGTTCGACGACCGACCCGCCGCGCCGGCCGGCCTGCCGCCGGTGCTCGCGGGTTTCGACGACGCGCACGACGGTTACGTGACCGAGACGCACGAGGCCGCGCTGGCGTTCACGCGCACCGTCTGCACGATGCTCGGGCGCGGCGCGGTGCTGCTGGTCGACTACGGCTTTCCGGCGCACGAGTACTACCATCCGCAGCGCGACCGCGGCACGCTGATGTGCCACTACCGCCACCATGCACACGACGACCCGTTCCTGTACCCGGGGCTGCAGGACATCACCGCACACGTCGAATTCACCGGCATCTACGACGCGGCTGTCGCGACCGGCGCCGACCTGCTCGGCTACACGTCGCAGGCGCGCTTCCTGCTGAACGCGGGCATTACCGACGCGCTGGCCGCGATCGATCCGTCCGACATCCACGCGTTCCTGCCGGCCGCGAACGCGGTGCAGAAGCTGATCTCGGAAGCCGAAATGGGCGAACTGTTCAAGGTGATCGCGTTCTCGCGCGGTATCGACGGCACGCTCGACGCGTTCGCGCGCGGCGACCGCTCGCACGCACTCTGA
- a CDS encoding SDR family oxidoreductase has protein sequence MTVSADTSTPRVVLVTGALGSAADAASIGRALATGFARRGWDVALQRSQGAPRAAADALVAEVAALGRRAAVLDADLALEADATALVAACGEALGRPACAVFVSASAGDDDAQTVDAASLAGALARNVTAPLALARALADATPDAAREREALRACAIHVLDQALFHPAPAQLSHALMQAALNRATSALAVALAPKVRVAALVRGHAPHADDIAAAACYLASAPGVTGATLTVDGGEHLVPPAAGPNE, from the coding sequence ATGACCGTTTCAGCCGATACGTCGACCCCGCGCGTGGTGCTCGTCACGGGCGCCCTGGGCAGCGCGGCCGACGCCGCGTCGATCGGCCGTGCGCTCGCGACCGGTTTCGCGCGCCGCGGCTGGGACGTCGCGCTGCAGCGCAGCCAAGGCGCGCCGCGCGCGGCCGCCGATGCGCTCGTCGCCGAAGTCGCGGCGCTCGGCCGCCGCGCGGCCGTGCTCGACGCCGATCTGGCCCTGGAAGCCGATGCGACCGCGCTCGTCGCCGCGTGCGGCGAAGCGCTCGGCCGGCCCGCGTGCGCGGTGTTCGTCAGCGCCAGCGCGGGCGACGACGACGCGCAGACGGTGGACGCCGCGTCGCTCGCCGGCGCGCTCGCGCGCAACGTGACGGCGCCGCTCGCGCTGGCCCGCGCGCTCGCCGATGCAACACCCGACGCCGCGCGCGAGCGTGAAGCGCTGCGCGCGTGCGCGATCCACGTGCTGGATCAGGCCCTGTTTCACCCGGCACCGGCGCAGCTGTCTCACGCGCTGATGCAGGCCGCGCTGAACCGCGCGACGTCCGCGCTGGCGGTGGCGCTTGCGCCCAAGGTGCGGGTCGCGGCGCTCGTGCGCGGCCACGCGCCGCACGCGGACGACATCGCGGCGGCCGCCTGCTATCTCGCAAGCGCGCCCGGCGTCACGGGCGCGACGCTGACCGTCGACGGCGGCGAGCACCTCGTGCCGCCCGCCGCCGGCCCGAATGAATGA
- a CDS encoding dihydroneopterin aldolase, with amino-acid sequence MFSALLHPRLADCRRLYLRDYEVHINIGAFEHEKRGEQRVVINVDLFVPLALSTPVDDRLHEVVDYDLMKQSVAQCVARGHIHLQETLCDAIAAHLLAHAAVRAVRVCTEKPDAYPDCDAVGVEVFRIKDEERA; translated from the coding sequence ATGTTTTCCGCTCTCCTGCACCCCCGCCTCGCGGATTGCCGCAGGCTCTACCTGCGCGACTACGAGGTGCACATCAACATCGGGGCCTTCGAACACGAGAAGCGCGGCGAGCAGCGCGTCGTCATCAACGTCGACCTGTTCGTGCCGCTCGCGCTGTCCACCCCCGTCGACGACCGGCTGCATGAAGTCGTCGACTACGACCTGATGAAGCAGAGCGTCGCGCAGTGCGTGGCGCGCGGCCACATCCATCTGCAGGAAACGCTGTGCGACGCGATCGCCGCGCACCTGCTGGCGCACGCTGCCGTGCGCGCGGTACGCGTCTGTACCGAGAAACCGGACGCCTATCCGGACTGCGACGCCGTCGGCGTCGAAGTCTTTCGCATCAAGGACGAGGAGCGCGCATGA
- the ttcA gene encoding tRNA 2-thiocytidine(32) synthetase TtcA, with translation MNAPHMNDTAADAATLDDAAPAGRQALTRREQKEAYENNKLYKRIVRQVGQAIGDYNMIEQGDKVMVCLSGGKDSYAMLDVLLRLRERAPIDFDIVAVNLDQKQPGFPEHVLPEYLKQVGVPFHIENQDTYSIVKRLVPEGKTTCSLCSRLRRGILYRVAGELGATKIALGHHRDDIVQTLLLNMFYGGKLKGMPPKLQSDDGKNIVIRPLAYVKETDLEKYAELREFPIIPCNLCGSQPNLKRAEMKALIRDWDKRFPGRVENMFNALAKVVPSHLMDTTLYPFQSLRATGEADPQGDIAFDEEPCASGDAAAVSGTAKPISIVQFDDL, from the coding sequence ATGAACGCCCCCCACATGAATGACACGGCGGCCGATGCCGCCACCCTCGACGACGCCGCCCCGGCCGGCCGCCAGGCGCTGACGCGCCGCGAGCAGAAGGAAGCGTACGAGAACAACAAGCTGTACAAGCGGATCGTGCGCCAGGTCGGCCAGGCGATCGGCGACTACAACATGATCGAGCAGGGCGACAAGGTGATGGTGTGCCTGTCGGGCGGCAAGGACAGCTACGCGATGCTCGACGTGCTGCTGCGCCTGCGCGAGCGCGCGCCGATCGATTTCGACATCGTCGCGGTGAACCTCGACCAGAAGCAGCCGGGCTTCCCCGAGCACGTGCTGCCCGAGTACCTGAAGCAGGTCGGCGTGCCGTTCCACATCGAGAACCAGGATACCTACAGCATCGTCAAGCGGCTCGTGCCCGAAGGCAAGACGACCTGCTCGCTGTGCTCGCGGCTGCGCCGCGGGATCCTGTACCGCGTGGCCGGCGAGCTCGGCGCGACCAAGATCGCGCTCGGCCACCACCGCGACGACATCGTGCAGACACTGCTGCTCAACATGTTCTACGGCGGCAAGCTGAAGGGGATGCCGCCGAAGCTGCAGTCGGACGACGGCAAGAACATCGTGATCCGCCCGCTCGCGTACGTAAAGGAAACCGACCTCGAGAAATACGCGGAGCTGCGCGAATTCCCGATCATCCCGTGCAACCTGTGCGGCAGCCAGCCGAACCTGAAGCGCGCGGAAATGAAGGCGCTGATCCGCGACTGGGACAAGCGCTTCCCGGGCCGCGTCGAGAACATGTTCAACGCGCTCGCGAAGGTCGTGCCGTCGCACCTGATGGACACCACGCTGTACCCGTTCCAGTCGCTGCGCGCGACGGGCGAAGCTGATCCGCAAGGCGACATCGCGTTCGACGAAGAACCGTGCGCATCGGGCGACGCCGCCGCCGTGTCGGGCACCGCCAAGCCGATTTCGATCGTCCAGTTCGACGACCTGTAA
- the glmU gene encoding bifunctional UDP-N-acetylglucosamine diphosphorylase/glucosamine-1-phosphate N-acetyltransferase GlmU, with product MNIVILAAGTGKRMRSALPKVLHPLAGRPLLSHVIDTARTLQPSRLVVVVGHGAEQVEAAVAAPDVQFAVQAEQLGTGHAVRQALPLLDPAQPTLVLYGDVPLTRASTLQRLVDAAREGRYGILTVTLDDPTGYGRIVRDASGFVTRIVEQKDASPDELKIAEINTGIIVTPTAQLSMWLGALKNENAQGEYYLTDVVELAIEAGFEVVTAQPDEEWETLGVNSKAQLAELERIHQRNIADALLVDGVTLADPARLDVRGTLRCGRDVSIDVNCVFEGNVTLADNVTVGANCVIRNASVGAGTRIDAFTHIDGATLGAHTVIGPYARLRPGAQLADEAHVGNFVEVKNAVIGHGSKANHLTYIGDADIGARVNIGAGTITCNYDGANKFRTVIEDDVFVGSDTQLVAPVRVGRGVTIAAGTTIWKDVADGVLALNEKTQTAKSGYVRPVKKKS from the coding sequence ATGAATATCGTGATTTTGGCGGCAGGCACTGGCAAGCGCATGCGTTCCGCGCTGCCGAAAGTGCTTCACCCCCTGGCCGGCAGGCCGCTCCTCTCCCACGTCATCGACACCGCGCGCACGCTGCAGCCGTCCCGGCTGGTCGTCGTCGTCGGTCACGGCGCCGAGCAGGTCGAGGCCGCTGTCGCCGCGCCCGACGTCCAGTTCGCGGTGCAGGCCGAGCAGCTCGGCACTGGCCACGCGGTGCGCCAGGCGCTGCCGCTCCTCGATCCCGCGCAACCGACGCTCGTGCTGTACGGCGACGTGCCGCTCACCCGCGCGTCGACGCTGCAGCGTCTCGTCGATGCCGCGCGCGAGGGCCGCTACGGGATTCTGACCGTCACGCTCGACGATCCGACCGGCTACGGCCGCATCGTGCGCGATGCATCGGGCTTCGTCACGCGCATCGTCGAGCAGAAGGACGCATCGCCGGACGAGCTGAAGATCGCCGAGATCAACACCGGCATCATCGTCACGCCGACGGCCCAGCTGTCGATGTGGCTCGGCGCGCTGAAGAACGAGAACGCGCAGGGCGAGTACTACCTGACCGACGTCGTCGAACTCGCGATCGAGGCCGGTTTCGAGGTCGTCACCGCGCAGCCCGACGAGGAATGGGAAACGCTCGGCGTGAACAGCAAGGCGCAGCTCGCGGAACTCGAGCGCATCCACCAGCGCAATATCGCCGATGCGCTGCTCGTCGACGGCGTCACGCTCGCCGATCCGGCGCGCCTCGACGTGCGCGGCACGCTGCGCTGCGGCCGCGACGTGTCGATCGACGTGAACTGCGTGTTCGAAGGCAACGTGACGCTCGCCGACAACGTGACGGTCGGCGCGAACTGCGTGATCCGCAACGCGTCGGTCGGCGCGGGCACGCGCATCGACGCGTTCACGCACATCGACGGCGCCACGCTCGGCGCGCACACCGTGATCGGCCCGTACGCGCGACTGCGCCCCGGCGCGCAGCTCGCGGACGAAGCGCACGTCGGCAACTTCGTCGAGGTGAAGAACGCGGTGATCGGCCACGGCTCGAAGGCGAACCACCTCACGTACATCGGCGACGCCGACATCGGCGCGCGCGTGAACATCGGCGCGGGCACGATCACCTGCAACTACGACGGCGCGAACAAGTTCCGTACCGTGATCGAGGACGACGTGTTCGTCGGCTCCGACACGCAGCTCGTCGCGCCCGTGCGCGTCGGCCGCGGCGTGACGATCGCCGCAGGCACGACGATCTGGAAGGACGTGGCCGACGGCGTGCTCGCGTTGAACGAGAAGACCCAGACCGCGAAGAGCGGCTACGTTCGCCCGGTCAAGAAGAAGAGCTGA
- the glmS gene encoding glutamine--fructose-6-phosphate transaminase (isomerizing) translates to MCGIVGAVAQRNIVPVLIEGLRRLEYRGYDSCGVAVLEPGAPKRARSVARVADLDAQVQESHLEGTTGIAHTRWATHGAPVTHNAHPIFSSNALALVHNGIIENFETLREALRAKGYEFVSQTDTEVIAHLVHSLYRGNLFDAVREAVQQLHGAYAIAVIHKDQPHTVVGARQGSPLVVGHGDGENFLASDALALAGSTDHFTFLEEGDMCELSLDGVKIVDRHGATVQREIRVVSAYGGAVELGPYRHFMQKEIFEQPRAISDTVPQTEAFDATLFGDAAPAAFAEIDSLLILACGTSYYSGLTAKYWLESIAKIPTQVEIASEYRYRESVPNPRQLVLVISQSGETADTLAALKHAQSLGHAHTLAVCNVATSAMVRLTEMQFLTHAGTEIGVASTKAFTTQLVALFVLAATLGKLRGHVDAVQEAEFLKQLRHLPAALNSVLALEPQIIAWSEEFARKENALFLGRGLHYPIALEGALKLKEISYIHAEAYPAGELKHGPLALVTEAMPVVTVAPNDTLLEKLKSNMQEVRARGGELYVFADADTQIVNDDGLHVIRMPEHYGQLSPILHVVPLQLLAYHTACARGTDVDKPRNLAKSVTVE, encoded by the coding sequence ATGTGCGGCATTGTCGGCGCAGTTGCGCAGCGTAATATCGTTCCGGTGCTGATCGAAGGATTGCGGCGCCTCGAATACCGTGGCTACGACTCGTGCGGCGTCGCCGTGCTCGAGCCGGGCGCACCGAAGCGCGCGCGCAGCGTCGCGCGCGTCGCCGATCTCGACGCGCAGGTGCAGGAATCGCACCTCGAAGGCACGACGGGCATCGCGCACACGCGCTGGGCCACGCACGGCGCGCCCGTCACGCACAACGCGCACCCGATCTTCTCGTCGAACGCGCTTGCGCTCGTCCATAACGGCATCATCGAGAACTTCGAGACGCTGCGCGAAGCGCTGCGCGCGAAGGGCTACGAATTCGTGTCGCAGACCGACACCGAGGTGATTGCCCACCTCGTGCACAGCCTGTATCGCGGCAACCTGTTCGACGCCGTGCGCGAAGCCGTGCAGCAGTTGCATGGCGCGTATGCGATCGCCGTGATCCACAAGGACCAGCCGCATACCGTCGTCGGCGCGCGCCAGGGTTCGCCGCTCGTCGTCGGCCATGGCGACGGCGAGAACTTCCTCGCGTCCGATGCGCTCGCGCTCGCGGGCAGCACCGACCATTTCACGTTCCTCGAGGAAGGCGACATGTGCGAGCTGTCGCTCGACGGTGTGAAGATCGTCGATCGACATGGCGCCACCGTGCAGCGCGAGATCCGCGTGGTCAGCGCATACGGCGGCGCGGTCGAGCTCGGCCCGTATCGCCACTTCATGCAGAAGGAAATCTTCGAACAGCCGCGCGCGATCAGCGATACCGTGCCGCAGACGGAAGCCTTCGACGCGACGCTGTTCGGCGACGCCGCGCCCGCCGCGTTCGCGGAGATCGACAGCCTGCTGATCCTCGCGTGCGGCACGAGCTACTACTCGGGGCTCACCGCGAAGTACTGGCTCGAATCGATCGCGAAGATCCCGACCCAGGTCGAGATCGCGAGCGAGTACCGCTACCGCGAATCGGTGCCGAACCCGCGCCAGCTCGTGCTCGTGATCTCGCAGTCGGGCGAGACGGCCGATACGCTCGCGGCGCTCAAGCATGCGCAGTCGCTCGGCCACGCGCATACGCTCGCGGTCTGCAACGTCGCGACGAGCGCGATGGTGCGCCTGACCGAAATGCAGTTCCTGACGCATGCGGGCACCGAGATCGGCGTCGCGTCGACGAAGGCGTTCACGACCCAGCTCGTCGCGCTGTTCGTGCTGGCCGCGACGCTCGGCAAGCTGCGCGGGCACGTCGACGCCGTGCAGGAAGCCGAATTCCTGAAGCAGCTGCGCCACCTGCCGGCCGCGTTGAACAGCGTGCTTGCGCTCGAGCCGCAGATCATCGCGTGGTCGGAAGAATTCGCGCGCAAGGAAAACGCGCTGTTCCTCGGCCGCGGGCTGCACTACCCGATCGCGCTGGAAGGCGCGCTGAAGCTGAAGGAAATCTCGTACATCCACGCCGAGGCCTATCCGGCCGGCGAACTGAAGCATGGGCCGCTCGCGCTCGTCACGGAAGCGATGCCGGTCGTCACGGTCGCGCCGAACGACACGCTGCTCGAGAAGCTGAAGTCGAACATGCAGGAAGTGCGTGCGCGCGGCGGCGAGCTGTATGTGTTCGCCGATGCCGATACGCAGATCGTCAACGACGACGGCCTCCACGTGATCCGGATGCCGGAGCACTACGGTCAACTGTCGCCGATCCTCCACGTCGTACCGCTGCAGCTGCTCGCGTATCACACCGCATGCGCGCGCGGCACCGACGTCGACAAGCCGCGGAACCTCGCGAAATCGGTGACGGTGGAATAA
- a CDS encoding FTR1 family iron permease, with protein sequence MLSTALIVFREVLEAALVVSIVMAATKGVPRRGWWVSGGLAGGVIGAGLIAAFADVISQWASGMGQEVFNAGVMFVATLMLAWHCIWMSRHGREMALHMGEVGRAVAAGSRPLTGLAIVVGVAVLREGSEAVLFLYGIAAGDPGQTPQMIAGGLLGVLGGAGLGYAMYAGLLQIPLKRLFSVTNALIVLLAAGMASQCVGFLLAAGLVPSWGDAIWDTSWLLKESSIVGKALHTLIGYTARPAGIQIAAYVGTLVAIVGLTRLVGRPQETVRPPRATA encoded by the coding sequence ATGCTGTCGACTGCCCTGATCGTTTTTCGTGAAGTGCTCGAGGCCGCGCTGGTGGTCTCGATCGTGATGGCCGCCACGAAGGGCGTGCCGCGACGCGGCTGGTGGGTGAGCGGCGGGCTGGCCGGCGGCGTGATCGGCGCCGGCCTGATCGCGGCGTTCGCCGACGTGATCTCGCAGTGGGCGTCCGGCATGGGGCAGGAAGTCTTCAACGCGGGCGTGATGTTCGTCGCGACGCTGATGCTCGCGTGGCACTGCATCTGGATGAGCCGGCACGGCCGCGAGATGGCGCTGCACATGGGCGAAGTCGGCCGGGCCGTCGCGGCCGGCAGCCGGCCGCTGACGGGCCTCGCCATCGTGGTCGGTGTCGCGGTGCTGCGCGAAGGTTCCGAGGCCGTGCTGTTCCTCTACGGGATCGCGGCCGGCGATCCGGGACAGACGCCGCAGATGATCGCCGGCGGGCTGCTCGGCGTGCTCGGCGGCGCCGGGCTCGGCTACGCGATGTATGCGGGCCTGCTGCAGATTCCGTTGAAGCGCCTGTTCTCCGTCACCAACGCGCTGATCGTGCTGCTCGCGGCAGGCATGGCGAGCCAGTGCGTCGGCTTCCTGCTGGCCGCGGGGCTCGTGCCGTCGTGGGGCGATGCGATCTGGGACACGTCGTGGCTGCTCAAGGAATCGAGCATCGTCGGCAAGGCACTGCATACGCTGATCGGCTATACCGCGCGTCCGGCGGGCATCCAGATCGCCGCGTATGTCGGGACGCTGGTGGCGATCGTCGGGCTGACGCGGCTCGTCGGCCGGCCGCAGGAGACGGTGAGGCCGCCACGGGCCACCGCCTGA
- a CDS encoding cupredoxin domain-containing protein, whose amino-acid sequence MNRFAFGFALALLGASATSAFAADDVVNLTLKDHKFSPDGVTIPAGKKVKFVVKNLDATPAEFESDDFKAEKVIPAGKSVEILIGPLKAGTYEFHDEYHEAQSKTHLTVK is encoded by the coding sequence ATGAATCGTTTTGCTTTCGGCTTCGCGCTGGCCCTGCTGGGCGCATCGGCAACGTCCGCATTCGCTGCCGACGACGTCGTCAACCTGACCCTGAAGGACCACAAGTTTTCGCCCGATGGCGTGACGATTCCCGCCGGCAAGAAGGTGAAATTCGTCGTGAAGAACCTCGACGCGACGCCCGCGGAATTCGAGAGCGACGACTTCAAAGCGGAGAAGGTCATTCCCGCCGGCAAGTCGGTCGAGATCCTGATCGGGCCGCTGAAGGCCGGGACCTACGAGTTCCACGACGAGTATCACGAAGCGCAGTCGAAGACGCACCTGACCGTCAAGTAA
- a CDS encoding heavy-metal-associated domain-containing protein: MEFEVQDMTCGGCANAITRAVTAADPAAKLDIDVAAKIVKVESAQGAERVQSIIEAAGFHPALRTA, from the coding sequence ATGGAATTCGAAGTCCAGGACATGACCTGCGGCGGCTGCGCCAATGCAATCACGCGCGCGGTGACGGCTGCCGATCCCGCCGCGAAGCTCGACATCGACGTCGCGGCGAAGATCGTCAAGGTCGAATCGGCGCAAGGCGCCGAACGCGTGCAGTCGATCATCGAAGCCGCCGGCTTCCACCCCGCGCTGCGCACCGCCTGA
- a CDS encoding aldehyde dehydrogenase, translating into MNKLTLADWQDKAASLKIDGRAFIDGASRDAHGGKTFDCVSPIDGRVLAKVAECGEADVNAAVAAARRAFDAGVWAGLNPRARKAVLLRWAALMREHLDELSLLETLDAGKPIGDTTTVDVPGAAYCVEWFAEAIDKVGGEVAPADHHLVGLVTREPVGVVAAVVPWNFPILMAAWKFGPALAAGNSVVLKPSEKSPLTAIRVAQLAFEAGIPAGVFNVVPGAGEPGKLLALHRDVDCIAFTGSTAVGKLIMQYAAQSNLKRAWLELGGKSPNIVLPDCPDLDRAAQTAAGAIFYNMGEMCTAGSRLLVHRDIKDAFIEKLVAAARAYVPGNPLDPSVSMGAIVDGVQLERVLGYIEAGRGEGRLVTGGARVKEETGGFYVEPTVFEVKPDAKIAREEIFGPVLSVIVFDDVDEAVRIANDTEYGLAAAVWTSNLTTAHDVSRRLRAGTVWVNCYDEGGDMNFPFGGYKQSGNGRDKSLHALEKYTELKSTLIRLR; encoded by the coding sequence ATGAACAAGTTGACTTTGGCTGACTGGCAGGACAAGGCGGCGTCGCTCAAGATCGATGGGCGCGCATTCATCGACGGCGCGTCGCGCGATGCGCATGGCGGCAAGACGTTCGACTGCGTGAGCCCGATCGACGGCCGCGTACTGGCGAAGGTCGCCGAGTGCGGCGAAGCCGACGTGAACGCAGCCGTCGCGGCTGCACGCCGCGCGTTCGATGCGGGCGTATGGGCCGGCCTGAACCCGCGCGCGCGCAAGGCCGTGCTGCTGCGCTGGGCCGCGCTGATGCGCGAGCATCTCGACGAACTGTCGTTGCTCGAGACGCTCGATGCGGGCAAGCCGATCGGCGACACGACGACGGTCGACGTACCGGGCGCCGCGTACTGCGTCGAATGGTTCGCGGAAGCGATTGACAAGGTCGGCGGCGAGGTCGCGCCGGCCGATCATCATCTGGTCGGGCTCGTCACGCGCGAGCCGGTCGGCGTGGTCGCGGCCGTCGTGCCTTGGAACTTCCCGATCCTGATGGCCGCGTGGAAATTCGGCCCCGCGCTCGCGGCCGGCAACAGCGTCGTGCTGAAGCCGTCGGAGAAATCGCCACTGACCGCGATCCGCGTCGCGCAGCTCGCGTTCGAAGCCGGCATCCCGGCCGGCGTGTTCAACGTCGTGCCGGGCGCGGGCGAACCGGGCAAGCTGCTCGCGCTGCATCGCGACGTGGACTGCATCGCGTTCACGGGCTCGACGGCCGTCGGCAAGCTGATCATGCAGTACGCGGCGCAGTCGAACCTGAAGCGCGCATGGCTCGAACTCGGCGGCAAGTCGCCGAACATCGTGCTGCCCGATTGCCCCGATCTCGACCGTGCCGCGCAAACGGCGGCCGGCGCGATCTTCTACAACATGGGCGAGATGTGCACGGCCGGTTCGCGGCTGCTCGTGCATCGCGACATCAAGGACGCATTCATCGAGAAGCTCGTGGCGGCCGCGCGTGCGTACGTGCCGGGCAATCCGCTCGATCCGTCGGTGTCGATGGGCGCGATTGTCGACGGCGTCCAGCTCGAGCGCGTGCTCGGTTATATCGAGGCGGGGCGCGGCGAAGGCAGGCTCGTCACGGGCGGTGCGCGCGTGAAGGAGGAGACGGGCGGCTTCTACGTCGAGCCAACAGTGTTCGAGGTGAAACCCGATGCGAAGATCGCACGCGAGGAAATCTTCGGGCCCGTGCTGTCGGTGATTGTGTTCGACGATGTCGACGAAGCGGTGCGGATCGCGAACGACACCGAATACGGGCTGGCTGCGGCCGTGTGGACGTCGAACCTGACGACCGCGCACGACGTGTCGCGCCGGTTGCGTGCGGGGACGGTGTGGGTGAACTGCTACGACGAGGGGGGCGACATGAACTTCCCGTTCGGCGGCTACAAGCAGTCGGGCAACGGCCGCGACAAGTCGCTGCATGCGCTCGAGAAATACACCGAGCTGAAGTCGACGCTGATCCGGCTGCGCTGA
- a CDS encoding cupin domain-containing protein has translation MSTEVAERLRFVRNKHGLSQRELAKRAGVTNGTISLIEQGRVSPSVGSLKKLLECIPMSLAEFFTFELVESRSVVSRRDEMPNLGNDTLAFHLVGASVKDRNMCILREVYQPHADTGPEMLVHAGHEGGVVVSGRLELTVDGATWLLDPGDGYYFESRLPHRFRNPSAELICEVVSANSPATF, from the coding sequence ATGTCCACCGAAGTCGCCGAGCGCCTGCGCTTCGTGCGCAACAAGCATGGCCTGTCGCAGCGCGAACTCGCGAAGCGGGCCGGCGTGACCAACGGCACGATCTCGCTGATCGAGCAGGGTCGCGTGAGCCCGTCGGTCGGCTCGCTGAAGAAGCTGCTCGAATGCATACCGATGAGTCTTGCGGAGTTCTTCACGTTCGAGCTCGTCGAGTCGCGCTCGGTCGTCTCGCGTCGTGACGAGATGCCGAACCTCGGCAACGACACGCTCGCGTTTCATCTGGTGGGCGCGAGCGTGAAGGACCGCAACATGTGCATCCTGCGCGAGGTCTATCAGCCGCACGCCGACACGGGGCCCGAGATGCTCGTGCACGCGGGGCACGAGGGCGGTGTCGTCGTGTCGGGCCGGCTCGAGCTGACCGTCGACGGCGCGACGTGGCTGCTCGACCCCGGAGACGGCTACTACTTCGAAAGCCGTTTGCCGCACCGTTTTCGCAATCCCAGCGCGGAACTGATCTGCGAGGTCGTCTCGGCCAATTCGCCGGCGACCTTCTGA